AGGGCATCGAGTGCCGCTGTTCGTCCACTGGCCCGCAGGGGGGCTTGTCGGCGGGCGCGACGTCGAGCCGATCACCGCCCACGTCGACGTGCTGCCCACCCTGATCGATCTTGCGGGGATCGCGCCGCCGAAGGGAGTGGTGTTTGACGGACGCAGTATCCGCCCGCTCTTGGAGAGCAGAGCGAATCCGGACGACGGCTCGTGGCCGGACCGCATCCTAGTGACTGACTCGCAAAGGGTCGTGGATCCGATCAAGTGGCGGAGGAGCGCCGTGATGACCAACCGCTGGCGACTGGTCAACGGCACCGAGCTCTACGACATCAAGCAAGATCCGGCGCAGCAGAACGACGTGGCCGGAACCCAACCCAATGTAGTCGCCCGACTGAAGGCCTTCTACGAAGCGTGGTGGGCCGAATTGAAGCCGACCTTCCAACGGATTCCCGCGATTTACCTGGGCCACGAAGGAGAGAACCCGGTCCGGCTGACGAGCCACGATTGGATCGCCACGAAATCGACGCCTTGGAATCAGTCGTTGGTCCGCCAGGCGTTGGACGATCCATCCGCCACCGGATACTGGAACGTCAACGTGACCGCAGCGGGCGGGTACGAAATCCGTCTGCGACGATGGCCGGAAGAGGCCGATACAGCGATCGACGCCCTGCTTCCTCCGGGGACCGACGTGCCAGGGGA
This sequence is a window from Deltaproteobacteria bacterium. Protein-coding genes within it:
- a CDS encoding sulfatase-like hydrolase/transferase, producing the protein NIDHNVGRLRAFLAREGLAHNTILIFTSDNGTGAGEKVFNAGMRGRKQSEYDGGHRVPLFVHWPAGGLVGGRDVEPITAHVDVLPTLIDLAGIAPPKGVVFDGRSIRPLLESRANPDDGSWPDRILVTDSQRVVDPIKWRRSAVMTNRWRLVNGTELYDIKQDPAQQNDVAGTQPNVVARLKAFYEAWWAELKPTFQRIPAIYLGHEGENPVRLTSHDWIATKSTPWNQSLVRQALDDPSATGYWNVNVTAAGGYEIRLRRWPEEADTAIDALLPPGTDVPGESPFRASPGKAVQAVNASVRIGDVTAEAPVEPGAKQVTLQMTLPAGKSRMRATFTTGDGGTVGAYYAYVRKQ